The following nucleotide sequence is from Nymphalis io chromosome Z, ilAglIoxx1.1, whole genome shotgun sequence.
CGCAGCCTCAATGTTCTTAAGAAACATGCTACATCCATAACATTTAAATTCTGAAGTcacttttgttaatattttcgaTCATTTACATATTGCAAGTTCCTCTTTCGTTTCAAACACAACAGGTTACGGAAAGAAAAAATGACCTAATGATAATTGGTTAAAGGTATTTTTGCCTCTATTTAATCTCAGACAACCTTGTTCACCAAGACCAAAAGTGATTTCGAATATGAAATTACCAAATATAATGTTTACAGCAAAACAAGCAAGGcaaaatatatgacattaattGCTCGTGGCAAACTAACAATAAATCGCTAACATCTGAAATATTGTACTTAGTGTCCGTTCAAATAAAGACAACAGTTTAGATGTTAACCGCCTTCTATATATGATTTAGAACATACTCTTCCGGAGACGGCACTTCCGGACGGAAGTTAGGATTTAGCGAGGCGAAGAAGTTCATAATGAGGGAACTATCAAAATTTAGTTGCAAGTAGGCTATGCTCGACGACGTCGCATAGTTGTAGCGGTCGATGCTGTCCCGCCCCGGGTGCGGATTGAAGCTGTGTGTTTGCTCGACATCAGAAATCTCCTGTGgatattcaaaacattttataaagttaatatcaatataaagtcGTTATATAAACTACGACTACTGTAActagattaaattatttgaagtatttattaCTTACCCTATCGATAAGTAGATCTGCCATATACTTGATGACGCTGAGGTGTCGCAGTACTTCCGTTGGCATGCCGCGGAATAGGGTGTTTCGCACTTGTTCCATTCTCTTAACCTCATCCTAAGATAAttatgaacaatattatttactctGTTCACAAAACACTgccaagtatatatatatatatatgttgaaaataattatatatcgttCATTAACCTTGAGAGCGGTATCGTTGTCATATCTATGGGCCAATTCAGTTCCATTTCTCAGAAGCCATTCTCGCACTGGCTGTTCATTCCACCATGAGCCAGCAAAAGCAACATATAAGTGAGTCAGCTGTTTAAGGTGTTTCGATGttctgtaattaaataaataacagtgtttttgatagaaataatttaaacatattatacttgtatattttttatttgaaaaacattgCTTATAAACTTACGCAGAGCTGGCGTATTTATCGAAGAACTCGTGATTACGTAGGTTCTCATCAGAAAAGTTCTTTGAGGCCTCAAGAATTTCCCTAACTGTCCATGGGAATGCTATCATAGCTTTCTTCAGCAGTTCGTCGCTGAGCGTCAAGTCTGCTTTTCCTGTTAGAAATCGTTAGAAAATTAGGaaacataatatacatcaaACTGCTACATTAATCTACAATGATAGCCATGATagttatattttgttcaaaCTGGCTATTTGGACTAACAAAAAagaggctaaaggcctcctctcctcaaaaagaggagaggaggcctttagcccagcagtgggacattcacaggctgttacggatttgGACTAACTGGTCGTTTGACACGTAACGTCCATTAGTTATTGCTATTCATAAAAAGCCAAAAAGCAATAAGTATGAGTACTtccaatttacaatataaactcACCCTTTTTCTTGTTAGCAACGTGGAAGTGAGCTAAGGCGTATGAAAATTTGATGTTAAAGAGAAATAATGCATCACGCTCCTTATCAAGATATTCAATGGCTTGAATAAGCCATTCATGTTCCCTGGCTCTCAACGCCACTGTGTCTATAATGAACACCACTGCAAGTGGATCGCAAGGATCGAGATTCAGGAGCAGTTTAGCTATCTCGAGTGCCGTGCGATGACAGGCTCTGTTAGTCAAGAGATGTAGATATTTAAGCAGAACGATGTGGAACGGGCGGTTCTCCGGGAACTTATATTCCAAACGATTCCTTATCTGAAATTTCGTAACAAGCATATAAATATACAGCTTcgacaaacatataataattaataagcacGCAAATGATTCACGCTTACATCAGTAATGTTGAACGACGGATGAGCGACAAACTGCAAGTAGGCAATTAGATGTTCCACGAGACTATTAGCGCCTGAGTTATCATCAACTCTGAACATCATATCTATAgcctaaaaacaaattatatgatTGTAAAACAACTTATCAATTAATATCTTTGAAACATTGTATGATGTGGTTAAAATATACCTCCAACAATCCCTCGACGTGCATATGTTTGAGGGCATCTTCGACTTCAGTAACAAGATGTCTGCGAAAATCCATACCATGAATGAGacacattatatatagttataattaatattgaaagtcTATTTAATATCTATCCATTGGTTATAAATAATGCTAATAAATCATCTGTGGCCAAATTTTGCttttttatccatttttttaCGAGATCAGTTACCTTCATGTCATCGGAAAAGTACGGAATactacagttttatttaaatatcgcaataaattctttaatatgATCAAATGTTTATAACTAATATCTAACTGTCACCATTATTACAGTtagaactatttttattttcatatgacGTAGTGGATTAATAGTCACGCCAAATTTTGGCGTTTTTCTAATAGTGGTTGTGTTCTGAAGGCGTCCTTTATCTTCAgtgtataaagttaatttttgtaagtatattttaaaaaagtgatGAATTTGTgctatatttgattaattttaaaggcCTAAAAGTAGTgtcaatattttatcaaaaacaaacTGAAACTGAAACTGCTGTGTAAATTTATCCTGATCAGGACAAAGTAAATGGCGTACAAACAAAAGAAGCATATAAGCAGAAACTGTATTAACAATTGTCAATAATTAGATagtataaatttgtttgtaacTAGATGGCTTaggggttagaacgcgtgaatcttaaccgatgatcgcaggttcaaacccgggcaggcaccaatgaattttcatgtgcttaatttgtgtttataattcatctcgtgcttgacggtgaaggaaaacatcgtgaggaaacctgcatgtgtctaatttcattgaaatcctgccacctgtgtattctaccaacccgctttggagcagcatggtggaataagctccaaaccttctcctcaaaggggagcggaggccttagcccagcagtgggacattttcaggctgttactattatttgtttcattattattaatgttgaaCTAAGCAAACATGATTGCGCCGTTGTAGATTCATTCATTTTGCCAAAAAGTTGCTGATGCGAAGCTAGTTAACGTAGCTTCCTGTAGCAGAGGGCATACTCTCGGTTGCGTGGGATTAATTTCGACTCTACAAAGGACTTGTATTGGGTTGTATTAATTTCAGTTTCtaatttatcgtaattaaaaaaaaatgcgctGGCACTTTTTGGGACCTTCATCGAAGTTCTTAGGGTCTTAGCAATACATTTATATGAGTCACTACGGTATTCGTTCATGAGTGGCCGTCTACTCTTTCTTGAACCACGAGACTTTCAATGAAGATATTATAATCACATCTCGATAGGTGACCAATAGACGCTGCTTGATGACGAACGATCTTCAACGAACTTATCGGTACGAAAATTCTTCCAAGACACTCTTAACATTCTTCTCCATCACCCCATCTCTAGAGCATCTATCCTCTTCTCGCTTACTCATAGGGTCAAGGGCTCTGTAGCGTCGAGGAATATGAGGAACACAGGCTTTATTATTCATTGTGACTATTGCCTTGCGCCTTGATTATGACCGAGGACAGACTGCAAAAGATATGGAGGAACCGAAACGTATCTTCGGTTCAGTTCCTCCATATCTTCTGCAGTCTGCCCATGGCACAACTAGATAAATCCATGTTTCGCATTTTATCAATGCAGCCAGCGTCGTTCGAAATCAACTTTTCAGGtacatagtttttaattaagctgactatactattattattcaCACCACTTATCCAGAAAATTATTACTTGTACAGacgatattgttaattattatctactgaatgtttttgttaaatttatttagagtaatataaaaaataaatattataagatacatTCTTTCGTTAAGTTGTTTGTATACAGTtatcataaacataaaaaatattttattaattttaagtaaagtattttttcacacaaatacgttttaaataaatattatacgtaaTCTTCATTTCGTTCAAAACAAAGATATGACGCAGATACGCAAATAGTCTCTCATTATTAGTACCGTCTGCTTGCCTGCAATAGTAAAAAGGTCGACAGCAaattatattgccaatttctaAATCCTATATCTTAGTATTGTAAATGTTTAGATTCTAATAATAAAGTGAGAATATTTTAAGGTAAGagttatacatacatttgtaaGAGCCTCAACAAAAATTCCTTATGGTGTCGCTGATATTCACGGCTGTGGTCAAATTTGAAAAACGTCAAACCGTCTTCACGCCGATCAATTGACATTGAGAGACctggtgttttattttatataaataaaatataattaagtccTAATTCATATCAAGAAGTAATTTAAGCATGATTATTAACAATGCAATGTTGAAACAGTTAATGAATGAATACAATCTGTGCACACTTATACATGTGCATACaggtacacatttttttattaattgaaaataatttttaacaaattttacaatattaataaaaagtgatggtttaatacattttataagatttataacaCTGACCTGctcttttgaaattaaattcctTTCTAATAAGCAGATTGCTCTGTATGCGCTTCAGATTAGGCTTCCTGCCTCGTCTGTGAAAAcacattttaatgttattaattacacAACGCCGAGAAACAATGTatgtttgtgtatttatataaagtagtaagtagttatataattaaacgctTACCGTTTCTTGTTTTCTTCATCACTATCACGGCCGAATATCCTATTCAACTCGTAAACAACGTTCAAGTGTTTGTATTTCGTAGCGAACACAGCTTGTGTTAGCTCCGGCTCTGGTTCAGGAACAACAACGGGAGCTGGAGAAGGCTCCCCTAACAATGCGTTAACCTCAAGTAACGATTTATCGATTTCGTCCAGCTAAAAAATAttcgttacaaataaataactatttactacattttaaatttctatataacataacatgatATAATGTATTCCTACATCATCTAGAGGTGACTTCTTCTTTTGCTtccttttcttctttttttgcTTATCATTTTTATCCTCTTGTGCGGACTCTTCAGGTGACGGCACCACTTCCTGTTCCGATTCTGACGAGGAACTTATAACCAGctgtaaatacataaaattaatcttgattataataaaaatgctttaaataaaataatgcttattttaagtcattcattaaaaaagttaaagtaGTAAGTCTCcgtaaaaaacataacattatatcTCAATTTCTATAAAACTAAAGCCTTCGCAAGCTGAGCGATTAtcacaaaattattacaaaaaaagataaaaaaatgatatatattcgCATCAGcaacagttttataatatacgaaAAAAGAAACCAAGTGACAGCTCtttaaatgagataaaaaaaaagatataatggAACTTAGTTTAACTATTGTAACGATTTCGCCATTTAGTTGAATAACAGAAAAAACGTAACTCACTCCTTCATATGCGCTTTTATTTGCATTTCTGGTGTAGAGGGGTTGATATTCTTCATCTGAACTATCGTCCGGCGGCGGAATTGTTGTAGGCCCGATCAGTTTTCTCAAATTTCTTTGTGACATTTTAACTTTCTAAAattgaataagtaaaaatttaccacaagtaaaaaactaaacttaatttggcaaaagttataaaaaatactagttATGAATTAACTAGGTATATTGAgcatgtacttaattttatattatttcaaaaaaagacattatttttagcatgaataatattcttttgtgattttacataaaacattgGAAGAATAATGATATtccaaataaattatcttttctTATATTTCTTCAAACCTAATTATGTACTTTACATAGTACAATTGATTACTGTCTATCAACCCTAAAATTGATTAAGAGCACAATCAAACAAATTCATCGAGTAGTTAACATCATAAATTCATTAAAGGAGAAAGGGATTATGGTCGAGGGTATTCtggattaattataatcttttgATTAAATCTGGCATGATAGTCTCCAATATAAAGCCAAAATCCTTCTTTACTTGTTGTACCTTATAAAACATTCTTATTCGGTTTGCCTTGATACATTGTATGTGGGCCAtcagattttaaaaaaaaattctaacataatattaattaggctTAATTGCAATATATAGTTGTACTTTTAACTCCTGGTTTATAACAACATTAAgagttttgaataaatttattccaAACATCAAACTTCAAAACAATTGTATTATTctgttaaaattgttaaataatctTCTGTGATTTTTTTTCCAGATCACTCAGTAGACCTCATTACTAAGAGCAAACAtaacatagattataaaaattttgtacTAGGAATTTTCATTGATTTGAAAGAAGCTTTTGATACCGTTAgtcataaattaagttaaaaaaaattagaaagcATTAAAGTAACCAGTACAGCACTAAgatgtgatatttaaaaaacagaatACAGGTAATTTAAATTGACACTTATAAAAGTGACGCATAACCAGTAACAAAGTCATATGTAATcattagacaaaaaaataatgagaaatatTTAGGTTTAAGAATGGACAGTTCTTTAACATGCAACACTCACATCGAATATGTAAAAAGTGAGCTGTCATCACGACTTGGACCAAAATgtcacatattatgtatttctcGCAAACTGCGATACACAATTCACTTTGGTAGAAACACATCTAGCATACTTGATAGAAATTTGGGAAAGTGCTGCTAAACAAAACTAACCAACAAACTATCCAAATTTACTAGTGAAATTACTTTTCAACTATCCATATCTAACaggcacttataatatttataatgaaaataaaataatgaacacTAAGCAActaatttgtaatgtatttaattaattttatccaaAAATCACTTCGCAATAGCACAAATATAACATTCGCCAAAGTTAAGctaattagtaaaaataataattgtcaagCTAGTTTATTGGTTTTACCAAAAACCAGTcctaataaatcattaaaacatattctattctagtttcctcacaatgttttccttcatcgtcaagcacgagatgaattataatcacaaattaagcacatgaaaattcagtggtgcttgctcgggaaACCCaagatcatcagttaagattcacacattcTTACCACAGGACTCTGCTAAAGAGTTATTCtccatttattaatattctccAAAAAAAACAACCAGTTGGGACTTTCTGCAAGTACATCTATAATAGGTGGGTACCACACTAATCTATTTATTGAATTGTCTCATTTCACATTGGAAGCACATTAGTTAGATCCCATGTGCCACCAAGGGTGGCTAACTAATGTGCCTAACATGAGCATGGGATCTAACTAACCTGTC
It contains:
- the LOC126780268 gene encoding transcription factor 25; protein product: MSQRNLRKLIGPTTIPPPDDSSDEEYQPLYTRNANKSAYEGLVISSSSESEQEVVPSPEESAQEDKNDKQKKKKRKQKKKSPLDDLDEIDKSLLEVNALLGEPSPAPVVVPEPEPELTQAVFATKYKHLNVVYELNRIFGRDSDEENKKRRGRKPNLKRIQSNLLIRKEFNFKRAGLSMSIDRREDGLTFFKFDHSREYQRHHKEFLLRLLQIHLVTEVEDALKHMHVEGLLEAIDMMFRVDDNSGANSLVEHLIAYLQFVAHPSFNITDIRNRLEYKFPENRPFHIVLLKYLHLLTNRACHRTALEIAKLLLNLDPCDPLAVVFIIDTVALRAREHEWLIQAIEYLDKERDALFLFNIKFSYALAHFHVANKKKGKADLTLSDELLKKAMIAFPWTVREILEASKNFSDENLRNHEFFDKYASSATSKHLKQLTHLYVAFAGSWWNEQPVREWLLRNGTELAHRYDNDTALKDEVKRMEQVRNTLFRGMPTEVLRHLSVIKYMADLLIDREISDVEQTHSFNPHPGRDSIDRYNYATSSSIAYLQLNFDSSLIMNFFASLNPNFRPEVPSPEEY